A segment of the Patescibacteria group bacterium genome:
TTCTACCCATAAGCATATTGAAGGTTTGATCTGTTCCCCCTACTTCAAGATCACAGCTACCGTAAATTGCATGCAGCACTGATGAGTCAATTCCCTGAAGCACTGGGTACATCATTTCATGCATGTATAGCTCTTCATTGTTTTTGATTCGCTGCTGAAACATGTCACGCTCAATAAGCTGAGAATGCGTTATTTTTCGGAGCGTCCACAAAAGATTACGCATGGTAATGACAGACACATTTTCTCGCATCTTCAAATCAGTAATTTGCATTCGAGTACTTTCAAACACAGCAGCCTTACCTATAAAACTATTACCATCTACTTCAATATGTTTCTGAGGATCGTTGTTGTCTGTAATAGATAATCGAGGATCATTTACTGTGAGATCTGTAATTGCTGTAAACCAATCTGAGTTTCGAATCCATGAAAAAACACGTGCATCAGTAAGCAAAATAGAATCTATCTGATCTAGATATGTCTTCATATTTTCAACTACTGCCGCCTGATCAATTTCTGGACGAACTTTGCTTTTACCTGTTGGATCACCAATCTGAGCTGTATAATCACCAACCAAGAAAATCACCTTGCAGCCCAACTCCTGAAATTTTCGTAATTTTCGAAAAACCACAGCATGACCCAGGTGAATATCTGGACGTGTTGGGTCAACACCAAATTTAATAACAATAGGCTTTGTATATTCCCCTCGAGCCTTCTTTAGGAGTTTTTGCTTAAAACTTCCATCTGGGTCGATAAATTCACCCACTCCTCGCTTAAGCAGCTCATCAATTTCTAGTTCTAGATTTTTTATATCACTCATACCGCATAAATTTAGCATATTAAGGCCATTTTGTCTTATATATGTATGTGATAGGATTAACCTAATGAAAAAAAGAGTAACGGGTTGGTTATTGAGGAGAGATAGCTGGAAACAGCTTATTTTGCTTGCTGTAATAGTATTATTATTCATAAGTGGTGGTATTTTCTTGTGGGTCGCAACGCTTAAGATCCCCGATTTAGAGTCTTTTCAAGATAAAATCCTCTCTGGGTCAACTCGTCTCTATGACAAAACTGGTGAAATAGTTTTGTATGACCTCAATAAAGATGTACGCCAGCAAGTTGTTCCGTATGAAAACATCTCTCCTTACATTAAAAATGCAACTATAGCTATTGAAGATAGTGAATTTTATGTTCACAAAGGTGTTCGACCAATGGCATTTCTTCGAGCAGTTATTGTGAACCTTCAATCTGGAGAGTTCAAACAAGGAGGATCAACTATTACACAGCAGGTTATTAAGAACGCTCTCCTTACCTCAGACAAACGAATCTCTCGTAAAATAAAAGAATGGGTTCTTGCTCTTAAGCTTGAGCGTATCATGACAAAAGATCAAATCTTGAATTTGTATCTTAATGGCTCACCATACGGAGGAAATGCCTACGGTGTAGAAGAAGCAAGTAAGCGTTTCTTTAACAAATCAGCTAAAGATCTTACGCTTGCTGAATCAGCATATCTTGCAGCAATTCCTCAAGCTCCAAGCACCTATTCTCCTTTTGGAAAACATGTTGATAAACTAGAAACTCGAAAAAATGTTGTTCTTCAACGAATGAAAGAACTCAACTTCATTTCTGAAGCCGAGTATGAAACTGCTCGAGCAGAAAAAGTAACCTTTACTAAGCAAGATATAAATAGCATCAAAGCACCTCACTTCTCGATGTTTATTAAAGAATATCTCATAGAGAAATATGGTGAAGATGTAGTAAATACTGGTGGTCTTAAGGTAATTACAACGCTTGATTATAAGCTCCAAGAAAAAGCTGAAGCTATAGTTAAAGAGAATGCATTAAAAAATACTAAAAATTTTAATGCAACAAATGCAGGAATGATTGCTATTGATCCTGCAACAGGACAACTGCTTGTCATGGTAGGTTCACGTGATTACTTCGACAAAGAAATTGATGGTAACTTCAACATTACAACGGCACACCGACAGCCAGGTTCTTCATTTAAGCCATTTGCCTACGTAACAGCATTTACTAAAGGATATACGCCTGAAACAGTACTCTTTGATGTACCTACGCAGTTTTCAACAAATTGTGATGCATATGGAAACCCAACATCTCCTGGAATTCAAAAAGATAGTTGTTACATGCCAAATAACTATGACTTAAACTTTAGAGGTCCAATGAGTCTAAGAAACGCCTTAGCACAATCAATCAACATCCCAGCGATTAAAACTCTGTATCTAGCAGGAATGAAAGATACTCTTCAAACAGCTCGAGATTTGGGAATCACAAGTTTAAGTAATGTAAATCAATATGGACTTACACTTGTGCTTGGAGGTGGCGAAGCTTCCCCACTCGAGATGACAGGCGCATACGGTGTGTTTGCCAACAACGGAATGAGAAATCCAACTACTGGAATTCTTAAAATCACCGATCGAGAAGGAAAAGTATTAGAAGAATTTAAGGCAGATCCAAAACAAGTAGTTCCAGAGCAATCAGTACTCTTACTCAATGATGTATTGAGTGATAATGTGGCTCGACTTCCATTGAACGGCCCAGGCTCTGCAACTGACTTTGGTTCTCGCCAAGTAGCTCTCAAAACTGGTACAACAAACGATACTCGTGATACATGGATCATTGGATATACACCTCAAATTGCAGTAGGAGCTTGGGCTGGAAACAATGACAACTCTGTAATGATTCGAAAAACTTCAGGACTTATCATTGCTCCAATGTGGCGACAATTTATGAATGAGGCTTTGAAAGATCTTCCTGAAGTTGCCTTCAAAGAACCAGAACCTATTGATCCAAATCTCAAACCAATCCTTCGAGGATCATGGCAAGGAGGTCAGACATATACTGTTGATCGAACAACTGGACTACCGGCAACTGATGCAACACCTCCAGAAAATCGTGAAGAGAGATCAAGCGGAGGTGAGGTTCACACGATTCTTCACTACGTAGATAAAAATAATCCTACAGGTAATCCACCAGCAAACCCTGCAAGTGATTCACAGTATTATCTATGGGAAACTCCGGTACGAAACTGGGCAGAAAAAAATGGTGCTGCTTCCCCTAATCCACAACAAAATCAACAGCAGCCTCAAAATGGTGCTCCCCTTGTGATAATTACAAGTCCAACTGCCAACGCAAGCTTCAATAAATCCGACCGAATGAATGCAGCTATTTCAACTCAAAGCCAAACTCCTCTCAAGCGAGCAGAGTTCTACATTAACGGAACGTATGTTGGAGTAAAAAACAGTGCACCATTCAACTTAGATATTGATCTGAGCCTCAGTCCTGCTTCACAAGGAAGCAATAATCAACTTAAGGTTGTTGTCTTCGATCAAAACGAAGTAAAAAATGAAACAACTTTACAGTTCAGTATAAAATAAATCTTGAGTTTCAAAATAAAAACACCCTTGATCAAAAGTCAGGGTGTTTTTATTTATCGAATATCTCGAGGACAGTTCTCCCCCATGGTACGCTCTAGATCCTTCAAAATGGATCGCTTACGCATGTAGAGTTCATTGCGGATACTTGGAGAGGCAGTGATGTATAAAATACTTTCCTTGAGGTTTATATCGCCTTCTTCTAACTGAATACGTGAGACATTATGTATTGAAGCGAGAATTGGTTTTTTAACAAGTGCCGGTGATTGAACAAGCTTAGCAAACTTTTCCAAAAGATGCTGGAGATTATTCATGGTATCTCTAGTATACCTCATGTATATTCCCTTCAACATAGATGTGTGTGGATTATTTGTTAATCGGCATGACGAGATATAAGAAAGAACGTTCGTTAACGCCTCTTATTACAAGTGGTCTGTTTAAACCGTTAAATTCCAAGGCAACTGAATCTGAATCTACAGACTGGAAGCAATCTACTACGTATTTGTAATTATAGTTTATCTCAAGATCGTCACCTTCACATACAGCTTCTAGTGCCGTGCTGTTTTCTCCAACATCAGCATTTCTCGTACTCAACATAAACTTCTTTTCTGAAGGAAGAATCTTAAAATTGAGTTTATTAAACTTATCAGAGAAAAGAGTAGCTATTTTTAAAGCTTTAATAAGATCTTGTTTTAATACAGTACAGACTGTTTTATATTCTTTTGGAATAATTTGTCGATAATCTGGAAATACACCATCTACAACTCGTGATGTTAAATACGTACCATCAAACTTAAATGAAATTTGGTTTTTTGTAAGAGCAACTTCAACATCTCCATGACATGCATCAAGAATTCTAATAATGTCATTGATACTTTTAACCGGAATTAGAAGCTGACCAATATCCTGAGCATTTTTCATTTTTACTTTCTTTTCCGCCAAACGGAAAGAATCGGTAGCAACGAACACTACCTGATCATCGTCAGAGTAGATATACACGCTTGAGAGCTCCGGTTTCATGCTCGAGGTAGCAGATGCATAGCTTACAGATTTGATGCCCTTCACGAGGTCGCGAGCGGCCAATAACAGTTTCTTATCCCCTTCGAGCATAGGAATAGTAGGAAAGTCATCATGGTTAAGAGATTTAATAACAGTAGTGTTTGAATCAGTAGTTACTTTTACATTTCCTTCTATCACTTCAAGAGTAATAAGGTTACTTGAGATATTTGATAGAAAATTTGAAATGATTGATCCAGGAATAGCTACTTTACCTTCTGTATAGACTTTTACAGGAATAGTGATTTCAATTCCAAGATCCATATTTGTAGATCGAATAATAAGATCATGTTTTGTTGCTTCAAAGAGAATACAACTTAAAACCGGTAGGGTTAAATTTTTCCCTGTGATCTTATCTGCTTTGCTTATCGCATCAACCAATTTCTCTCGTGCTGCTTCGATCTTCATATATATTAATTATCTTTAATTAAAAGATTTATTACTACTATTAACCCTGTGGATACTGTGTATAACTCTGGGGATAGCTGTGGGTAACGGTTTTTCTTCATTTGCATATCCCCTCACTTGTGGATATGCACTGTGGATTCCGGATAAGTTATCCACCTGTTATTTTTTATCACCAATTCATCCTCATCTAGTTCACACGCTCTACACAATTTATATCCACTTTGTCCCCAGGTTTATCCACAGTTTTGTCCCCAGCTATTTCCCATGTGTTTTTTAGAACATTGATCTAATCTGCTTCAATTCCTGAGCTAAGATATGATTTGTCTTTAGCTCATTTTTAATCTTTTCACATGAGTGAATAACTGTTGTATGGTCTCTTCCGCCCAACTTTTGGCCTATTGATGGATATGAAACATCAAATTCTTCTCGAAGAACATACATTATGAGCTGACGAGGCCGAACTACTTCTTTTCGGCGTGTTTTCTCATAAATGCTCGCTTCCTCTATATTATAGAAGTCAGCAATGGTTTTAATTACATCCTTAACAGATACCGCTTTTTTGGGTTTAGCGTTATTTTTAATGATATTTTTAACCTCATTTACATTAAGTTCCCTTCCCCGAAGCTGAGACTGCATAAGTACAGAATTTAAGGCACCTTCAAGCTCTCGAATGTTTCCATCTATAGTGGAAGCCAAATATTCGATAATATCAGGAGAAAGATCGACATTTTGAAGCTTTGCTTTTGCACGTAAAATTGCAGCACGTGATTCTTGATCTGGATGAGGTACATCAATAATCATTCCCGCTCCGAAGCGTGATTTTAAGCGCTCTTCTAGGTTTGGAATATAGTTTGGGTGCTTATCTGATGAGAAAATAATCTGCTTATTATCATCGTATAAGTTGTTAAATAAGTGGAATAATTCTTCTTGAGACTTTTCTTTGTTAGAGAAAAACTGAATATCATCCATGATAAGTACATCATATTTACGATATTTTTCTTTAAAGTTATTTATTTTGTTATTTTGAAGTGAATTTATGTAATCAAGTGAAAATTTTTCCGATGTTACATAGAAAATCTTCTTAGATGTAGCCGTTTTTAAGTAATTTCCTATTGCTTGAATAAGATGAGTCTTTCCTCGACCTGTATCTCCATATATAAAGAGTGGATTATACGTAATTCCAGGTTTCTTTATTACTGCCTGACTTGCAGCATAAGCAAGTTCATTAAATGGCCCTACTACGAATGATTCAAAGGTATAGCGAGGATTTAGATTATCATCTTTATTAATATAGAAATCATTGAGTGGGAGCTCAGAAGTAGGGTTTGTTGGGAGGGTGTTTCTTTGAGATTGCTGAATTTCTTGTCTCTTTGGTTCATCTTTTGAAACTACATATTCTAAACCTCGAATATCAGCATTGTTTCGAAGGCATTTCAAGATAAATTTATGAAATTTATTATAGAGCCAATCTTTTACAAACACATTAGGAACGCTTAGATACACCATTCCATCATCAACTCTAGATATGTGTGTATCTTTAAACCACATATTGAAGTTAGCCTTAGAAACTTCAATTTCAATTTCAGCAAGTGCACTTTCCCATAATCTCTTGGTGTCCATAATATGT
Coding sequences within it:
- the tyrS gene encoding tyrosine--tRNA ligase is translated as MSDIKNLELEIDELLKRGVGEFIDPDGSFKQKLLKKARGEYTKPIVIKFGVDPTRPDIHLGHAVVFRKLRKFQELGCKVIFLVGDYTAQIGDPTGKSKVRPEIDQAAVVENMKTYLDQIDSILLTDARVFSWIRNSDWFTAITDLTVNDPRLSITDNNDPQKHIEVDGNSFIGKAAVFESTRMQITDLKMRENVSVITMRNLLWTLRKITHSQLIERDMFQQRIKNNEELYMHEMMYPVLQGIDSSVLHAIYGSCDLEVGGTDQTFNMLMGRTVMKNNMPPQEPQAVLSFKLLEGLDGKEKMSKSLNNYIGITDEPSDMYGKVMSIPDTSVLNYFELCTFTPTDELEDIKKDLADKDLNPKILKMKLAKQIVAIYHGQLAADKAEENFNNTFKKGGIPENVESAEVEKGTMLVDVLLAEKIIASKTEWRRLLDEGAVTEMILDTQVSDPFQKIEQDGVYKIGKRRFLKIVVK
- a CDS encoding penicillin-binding protein; amino-acid sequence: MKKRVTGWLLRRDSWKQLILLAVIVLLFISGGIFLWVATLKIPDLESFQDKILSGSTRLYDKTGEIVLYDLNKDVRQQVVPYENISPYIKNATIAIEDSEFYVHKGVRPMAFLRAVIVNLQSGEFKQGGSTITQQVIKNALLTSDKRISRKIKEWVLALKLERIMTKDQILNLYLNGSPYGGNAYGVEEASKRFFNKSAKDLTLAESAYLAAIPQAPSTYSPFGKHVDKLETRKNVVLQRMKELNFISEAEYETARAEKVTFTKQDINSIKAPHFSMFIKEYLIEKYGEDVVNTGGLKVITTLDYKLQEKAEAIVKENALKNTKNFNATNAGMIAIDPATGQLLVMVGSRDYFDKEIDGNFNITTAHRQPGSSFKPFAYVTAFTKGYTPETVLFDVPTQFSTNCDAYGNPTSPGIQKDSCYMPNNYDLNFRGPMSLRNALAQSINIPAIKTLYLAGMKDTLQTARDLGITSLSNVNQYGLTLVLGGGEASPLEMTGAYGVFANNGMRNPTTGILKITDREGKVLEEFKADPKQVVPEQSVLLLNDVLSDNVARLPLNGPGSATDFGSRQVALKTGTTNDTRDTWIIGYTPQIAVGAWAGNNDNSVMIRKTSGLIIAPMWRQFMNEALKDLPEVAFKEPEPIDPNLKPILRGSWQGGQTYTVDRTTGLPATDATPPENREERSSGGEVHTILHYVDKNNPTGNPPANPASDSQYYLWETPVRNWAEKNGAASPNPQQNQQQPQNGAPLVIITSPTANASFNKSDRMNAAISTQSQTPLKRAEFYINGTYVGVKNSAPFNLDIDLSLSPASQGSNNQLKVVVFDQNEVKNETTLQFSIK
- the dnaN gene encoding DNA polymerase III subunit beta translates to MKIEAAREKLVDAISKADKITGKNLTLPVLSCILFEATKHDLIIRSTNMDLGIEITIPVKVYTEGKVAIPGSIISNFLSNISSNLITLEVIEGNVKVTTDSNTTVIKSLNHDDFPTIPMLEGDKKLLLAARDLVKGIKSVSYASATSSMKPELSSVYIYSDDDQVVFVATDSFRLAEKKVKMKNAQDIGQLLIPVKSINDIIRILDACHGDVEVALTKNQISFKFDGTYLTSRVVDGVFPDYRQIIPKEYKTVCTVLKQDLIKALKIATLFSDKFNKLNFKILPSEKKFMLSTRNADVGENSTALEAVCEGDDLEINYNYKYVVDCFQSVDSDSVALEFNGLNRPLVIRGVNERSFLYLVMPINK
- the dnaA gene encoding chromosomal replication initiator protein DnaA, which encodes MSTLIFLKHIMDTKRLWESALAEIEIEVSKANFNMWFKDTHISRVDDGMVYLSVPNVFVKDWLYNKFHKFILKCLRNNADIRGLEYVVSKDEPKRQEIQQSQRNTLPTNPTSELPLNDFYINKDDNLNPRYTFESFVVGPFNELAYAASQAVIKKPGITYNPLFIYGDTGRGKTHLIQAIGNYLKTATSKKIFYVTSEKFSLDYINSLQNNKINNFKEKYRKYDVLIMDDIQFFSNKEKSQEELFHLFNNLYDDNKQIIFSSDKHPNYIPNLEERLKSRFGAGMIIDVPHPDQESRAAILRAKAKLQNVDLSPDIIEYLASTIDGNIRELEGALNSVLMQSQLRGRELNVNEVKNIIKNNAKPKKAVSVKDVIKTIADFYNIEEASIYEKTRRKEVVRPRQLIMYVLREEFDVSYPSIGQKLGGRDHTTVIHSCEKIKNELKTNHILAQELKQIRSMF